The genomic region TCGGTCCCTTTGTTGCGGTATACATGATCAATCATTTCAATTACAGCACCTGGTTTCTGGGGAGTTTCGCCATGGGCATTATGGGTTTTCTATTTTTGCTGTTGGTCCAGGGACCCCCTCCGAAAGCCTCAAAAAAGGTGGGTTTTTTTAGGGAAACCAAAGAGGTGCTGAAGGATAGTACACTGCGGGAAATTTATTTGGGCATTGCCATATTTTCCTTCGCCTCGGGGATTATTTTCACCTTTGCCCCGGTATACCTGGATCAGATCGGAACCCTGGAAAATCCCGGGATCTTTTTTACCATCTACTCCTTTGCGGGGATTATCGCCAGTGTTGTGGTGGGCAAACTGCTGGATCACAAATCCCCCTTATTGATTATTCTCTTTTTAGGTTTCAGTTATGGTACGGGTCTGATCCTTTTAACCGCCGTGGGTTTTTTATCACAGTTTATGATCCTGGCGGGGATTCTCATGGGGACCGGTTATGCCGGCGCCATCCTGGGACTTTCCACAAGGCTGATTAAGACGGTTTCCGAAGAGTCCCGAGCCATTGCAATATCCATCCAGGAAAACACCATCGATGTTTTCATCGCTTCGGGATCCTTCGTCTTTTCCGGAATGCTTCCCCTATGGGGTTATGAGGTAAGCTTTGGGTTCATCGGAACCTTGATTATTGCCGCCATGGTTTTACGATTGATCAAGGAGCGAAAACGGCTGGATTGAGACGGGTTTTTTGGACGCAAATAAAAAACCCCGGGAAACTCTCCTAGGATCAAAGGAGTTTCCGGGGCTCTTTTTTTTGCTCTTTTTATTGTTTTTTTTTATAACTGTTCCGGAGCATCTACGGGACAAACATTGGCGCAGGCGCCACAGTCAATACATGCCTCTTCATCGATTACATAAATTTCGTCCCCTTCAGTGATGCAGTCCACGGGACATTCCGGTACACAAGCGCCACAGTTGATACAGGTATCATTAATTCGATAAGCCATAAAATTCCCCTCCTAGGTTTTCAATATTTGATTCTCCTTTATTATACCAATACCCTAAGGCCCTTCTCAAGAAAATGGAACCAAAACCCCGGGGAAAAGCTCATTATATAATGAGAATCATTATATATGAGAACCAATATTCGGAATTGACAAAAAATAGATGGTGGTATAAAATATTTTCATATGAGTTTTAACTACAGAGTTAAAGGAGGGGCTGGGTTGGAAATGATTGGAGTCGAAAATCTGAAAAAAACCTTTGCATTAAAAAGCAAAGTATTAGGCATACAAACGGGAGAGGTCCACGCGGTAAACGGAATTAATTTCGGGATCCGCCGGGGAAAAACCCTAGGGCTGGTAGGGGAGTCCGGCAGCGGGAAATCCACCACCGGCAGGCTGATTTTACGTTTGTTGGAGCCCACGGAGGGAAAAGTTACTTTGGAAGGCCGGGATATCAGCAAAATCAGCAATCGGGAGTTTCGTAAAATGCGAAAAAACATTCAAATGGTTTTTCAAAATCCCTATTCCGTACTGGATTACAAAATGACCATAGAGGATATACTGATACAACCCCTGCATATTCATAAAATTGTCACCCCCCTGGAATATAAAAAAGAGGTGGAACGGCTCTTGGAGATCGTCGGTCTCTCGAAAAAGGACCGGAAAAAGTTTCCCCATGAATTTTCCGGGGGACAAAGACAGCGCATCGGTATTGCCCGGGCCCTGGCGACAAAACCGAAGTTTATCGTTTGCGATGAACCGGTATCCGCCCTGGATGTCTCGGTACAGTCCCAAATCATCAATTTGCTAAAGGATCTTCAAAGGGAGTATGATCTGACCTACTTATTTATTGCCCACGGACTAAACGTCATTAAGCATGTCAGCGATGAGGTTGCGGTGATGTACCTTGGTAAAATTGTGGAAATCGGTGAGGTGGAAGAAATTTTCCAGCGTCCCAAGCACCCCTATACCATGGCCTTAATGTCCGCCTCCCCGGTGCCGGATCCCGAAGCAACCCGCAACCGGATCCAACTGAAAAATGAAATCCCCAGTGCCTTGAATATCCCTCAGGGATGCTCCTTTCATCCCCGATGTCCCAAGGCCATGGAAATTTGCAAAAAAACAGAGCCGCCATTGGAGGAATATAAAACCCATGAGGTAGCCTGCCATTTATACCGCGGAGAGGAGGCGTACCATGGTTAGTCTCTTAAGAAGAATCAATTTCCCCTTACTGGTGGGAGGGGTCCTGGTGCTGGTCATGCTTTTTGCCTACTTTTTCCCCCAGGCACTCACGGATAAAAACCCTAATGTGGAGGAGTCCGCAAAGTATATCGAAATTCGACAGGATGGGGAATGGGTGGAAGAGTTCGCCACAAGACCCTTTCCTCCTAATCGGGAGAATATTATGGGCAGCGACGAAGCGGGAAGGGATATTTACACCCGTATTATCTACGGTACCCGAAACACCCTTCGAGTGGCTTTATTAGTGGTGCTGCTCCGAATTCTGGTGGCCATGCCCTTAGGGATTATGGCCGGAATGGGAGTGAAGCCGGTATCGGTTTTTATCAATATGTTTAATACCTTTTTTACCACCATTCCCAAGCTGTTGATTGCCTTTGTGATTTTAAATATCAATTATTTCAGAAATTTGGAGATGGATCGGGCCATTGTGGCCTTTGCCGTGGTGTTAACTGTTATCGGATGGTCCAAGCTTGCGTCGATGATCGAAGACCAAACCGCCTTAATCATGGAAGAGGACTTTATAGAAGGGGAAGTGGCCGTGGGGAAAAATCCGTTGCAAATCGGTGTGCAAAACCTGCTGCCCCATTTAATTCCCCATGTGGTAAGCTTTCTATTTATCGAAATCGGCATGGTCCTCTTCCTGCTGGCCCAGTTAAGCGTGCTGACGGTTTTTGTAGGCCCCCGGCGGATGCCTTTGGCAGAGGCCTTTCAAGGCAACTTCGAAATGGCCTTTGAACCGGAATGGGGAAGCATGCTGGCCAGGGCCCCGGAGGTCATCCGGCTATATCCCGACCGTATGTGGCTCACACTGTTTCCCGCCCTGGCATTTTTTCTGGGTGTCACCGCATTCAATTTAACAGGGGAAGGGCTTCGTATTGAATTTCAAAAACGCAATTCCCAGATCGTCAGCTTCATCCGTAAAGGATTTTTTATGGCCTCACCGAAGATTTACTGGATGCAGCTGCGGAATTTAAAGCAGTACTGGCGTCCGGTGGCCGGGAAAAGCCTGACGGTGATCCTGATCCTGGGATACTTCTCTTATCCCGCCGAAGCCAGTCAGCACCCCTTCAATGTGCACCGAGCGAAAGCCCATGTAGAAGAGTTAACCGACGAAAAATACCAGGGACGATTGGTGGGATTTGAAGGCGGCCACAAAAGCGGCGACTATATTATTGAAACCTTGAAATCCTATGATTTGGAACCCTGGGAAGGAAGCTACACCCAGGAGTTCAGTCCCCTGGATGAAGCCGGGGGATTCTACGAACGACTGCTTGTGGAGGAGGCCTATATCGAGGTGGACCACGGGGAGGGACCCGA from Isachenkonia alkalipeptolytica harbors:
- a CDS encoding MFS transporter — translated: MNESMIKEATLKNWVLFYTASLLVFINFWAAVTTTPLYILELGGRDFHSGLQGTLFFLGAVVFRIYLGPLSDRRGRKIPLLIGAFVFGSTPLLLYFAQSVWAVIFIRIYQSIGLAAYFASGPAFVGDVAPFPRMGTYMGLYRLMSASGLLIGPFVAVYMINHFNYSTWFLGSFAMGIMGFLFLLLVQGPPPKASKKVGFFRETKEVLKDSTLREIYLGIAIFSFASGIIFTFAPVYLDQIGTLENPGIFFTIYSFAGIIASVVVGKLLDHKSPLLIILFLGFSYGTGLILLTAVGFLSQFMILAGILMGTGYAGAILGLSTRLIKTVSEESRAIAISIQENTIDVFIASGSFVFSGMLPLWGYEVSFGFIGTLIIAAMVLRLIKERKRLD
- a CDS encoding DUF362 domain-containing protein, with translation MAYRINDTCINCGACVPECPVDCITEGDEIYVIDEEACIDCGACANVCPVDAPEQL
- a CDS encoding ABC transporter ATP-binding protein; its protein translation is MIGVENLKKTFALKSKVLGIQTGEVHAVNGINFGIRRGKTLGLVGESGSGKSTTGRLILRLLEPTEGKVTLEGRDISKISNREFRKMRKNIQMVFQNPYSVLDYKMTIEDILIQPLHIHKIVTPLEYKKEVERLLEIVGLSKKDRKKFPHEFSGGQRQRIGIARALATKPKFIVCDEPVSALDVSVQSQIINLLKDLQREYDLTYLFIAHGLNVIKHVSDEVAVMYLGKIVEIGEVEEIFQRPKHPYTMALMSASPVPDPEATRNRIQLKNEIPSALNIPQGCSFHPRCPKAMEICKKTEPPLEEYKTHEVACHLYRGEEAYHG
- a CDS encoding ABC transporter permease subunit; the protein is MVSLLRRINFPLLVGGVLVLVMLFAYFFPQALTDKNPNVEESAKYIEIRQDGEWVEEFATRPFPPNRENIMGSDEAGRDIYTRIIYGTRNTLRVALLVVLLRILVAMPLGIMAGMGVKPVSVFINMFNTFFTTIPKLLIAFVILNINYFRNLEMDRAIVAFAVVLTVIGWSKLASMIEDQTALIMEEDFIEGEVAVGKNPLQIGVQNLLPHLIPHVVSFLFIEIGMVLFLLAQLSVLTVFVGPRRMPLAEAFQGNFEMAFEPEWGSMLARAPEVIRLYPDRMWLTLFPALAFFLGVTAFNLTGEGLRIEFQKRNSQIVSFIRKGFFMASPKIYWMQLRNLKQYWRPVAGKSLTVILILGYFSYPAEASQHPFNVHRAKAHVEELTDEKYQGRLVGFEGGHKSGDYIIETLKSYDLEPWEGSYTQEFSPLDEAGGFYERLLVEEAYIEVDHGEGPERFYINEDFILPALGKNVIEPSEESLNEEGWIEYQGKTITYHQDHTSVTITDEQEYIPLIDVGGYGDIYSQLYVSGQSGMFARSVSHDFPTENDPRGISYNLGILDTDLYDRELMDTYSLNRTLIIPFEALRGALDGADVEVGFFMKPPKLPSHPGRNITALLPGKNWEEEGPREMIVIGAPYDGAYTGGRKGFSPAITATPAATNLEIARVLSGMEEPLEKTVMFIFWDGEYSLYPRRTRGSFHYTASQRTFQQADFPYNYIDVGYTGNEDLEQLEINIMHGQKRSDRSYLMRTSLSERLQDLGVDYRMFDASQRWARGSTSHALYGMNMNSQFSLGFGSNYFSYINHRDADMDTVNFEYMENMGQIIVDSITMNPHLKEPQK